One part of the Bdellovibrio sp. KM01 genome encodes these proteins:
- a CDS encoding pyroglutamyl-peptidase I, giving the protein MKRVLVTGFEPFGNQEINPSELLAAELAATLPTVTSLILPVDFKEAFQELLKFIEHQPEPFDFIVMLGQASGRSQICLERMAHNWMENRNADKKNPAISAQKIFPGHLDAVMTSLPVEKIRDDLNLNFPNFPVAVTLSAGVYVCNNLYYKVLNHQELKNIPSLFVHVPLLPEQQKDSSHPVMAFKLQVQILTALLETLKI; this is encoded by the coding sequence ATGAAACGCGTCCTGGTCACGGGCTTTGAGCCCTTCGGCAATCAAGAAATCAACCCCTCGGAACTGCTCGCAGCTGAGCTTGCAGCCACATTACCGACGGTGACATCGCTGATTCTTCCCGTGGATTTCAAAGAGGCGTTTCAGGAACTTTTGAAATTTATCGAACACCAGCCCGAGCCATTTGATTTTATCGTGATGCTGGGACAAGCCAGTGGCCGCTCACAAATTTGTTTGGAGCGCATGGCGCACAACTGGATGGAAAACAGAAACGCCGACAAGAAAAACCCTGCCATCTCCGCGCAAAAAATCTTCCCGGGACATCTTGATGCTGTGATGACGTCTTTGCCGGTGGAAAAAATTCGTGACGACTTGAATTTGAATTTTCCGAACTTTCCAGTCGCGGTGACTCTGTCTGCAGGCGTTTATGTGTGCAACAATCTTTACTATAAAGTTTTAAATCACCAAGAACTTAAGAACATCCCCTCTTTGTTTGTTCACGTCCCCCTGTTGCCTGAACAACAAAAAGACTCCTCCCATCCAGTGATGGCGTTCAAACTTCAGGTTCAAATCCTGACAGCCCTTCTGGAAACACTAAAAATCTAA
- the proB gene encoding glutamate 5-kinase produces the protein MAKNRRWVIKAGSKMVCDGGPLLMRAWMLQVAQLKKKYNIDVIWVTSGAIAWAVARTNFKAAKRTLPQKQALSAIGQPLVMDQYVLALQSANLLGSQVLLTAGDMKDPVRRKNLQNTLSELVKMKVIPILNENDAVATEEIKFGDNDSLAAKVAVMMKAERVVLMTDVEGLFDSDPNKNPDATLVRYRPKVGKAEFALADRKSISKVGTGGMYSKLLAAETAGKNKIITHLVKGDIPNNLLHIAQGTSIGTQFGGRHELAK, from the coding sequence ATGGCTAAGAATCGTCGTTGGGTTATTAAAGCTGGCAGCAAAATGGTTTGCGATGGCGGTCCTCTGTTGATGAGGGCTTGGATGCTGCAAGTGGCGCAGCTTAAAAAGAAGTACAACATTGATGTGATATGGGTGACTTCGGGAGCGATTGCCTGGGCTGTGGCTCGCACGAACTTTAAAGCGGCAAAACGTACACTTCCGCAAAAACAAGCTTTGAGCGCAATCGGGCAACCTTTAGTCATGGATCAATATGTTTTGGCTTTGCAGTCCGCGAATCTTTTGGGCTCACAAGTTTTGCTAACTGCTGGTGACATGAAAGATCCAGTTCGTCGCAAGAATTTGCAAAACACACTGTCTGAACTCGTTAAAATGAAAGTCATCCCTATTCTGAATGAAAACGATGCCGTGGCGACCGAAGAGATCAAGTTCGGTGATAATGACTCATTGGCAGCGAAAGTGGCTGTCATGATGAAGGCTGAGCGCGTGGTGCTGATGACGGACGTGGAAGGTCTTTTTGATTCTGATCCGAATAAAAATCCTGACGCAACACTGGTTCGTTATCGTCCAAAGGTTGGCAAAGCTGAATTCGCGTTAGCGGATCGCAAATCTATTTCCAAGGTCGGCACTGGTGGAATGTATTCGAAATTATTAGCGGCAGAGACCGCGGGTAAAAATAAAATCATCACGCACCTGGTAAAGGGTGATATTCCAAATAATTTGCTGCATATCGCTCAGGGTACAAGCATAGGAACTCAATTTGGAGGTCGTCATGAGCTCGCAAAATGA
- a CDS encoding glutamate-5-semialdehyde dehydrogenase: MSSQNDLMLADLKKAAREQRKLDSATKNKALLKMAEKLSLAAKDIITENKKDLEALAADTAAAFRDRLTLNPERIDGMIGSLKQVAALPDPVGEMIDQQTLKNGLLLKKIRAPLGVIFMIFESRPNVILEAFSLAFKSGNVILLRGGSESKHSAAAIYKLMRAALTEAGFKFMPFHGVEDYDRGLVEQLLKRKDMIDIVVPRGGDKLIDFVQRTALMPIIKNDRGMCHTFVDEDADLTMAAKIVTNAKTQRPGVCNALETVLVHEKIAAQFLPMLYKETDSKKLQWHVDSASLFILKDHERVTSAKPEDWDTEYLDLIMNCRVVSGLDEALAHIEKHGSKHSEAIITKSENKARLFQQEIDAAAVYWNASTRFTDGFEFGLGGELGISTQKLHVRGPVGLRELTNARWLVDGSGQTRG; encoded by the coding sequence ATGAGCTCGCAAAATGATTTGATGCTGGCTGATTTAAAGAAAGCGGCTCGTGAACAGCGTAAACTGGATAGTGCGACAAAAAATAAAGCCCTTTTAAAAATGGCCGAAAAGCTTTCGTTGGCCGCGAAAGATATCATCACTGAAAATAAAAAAGATCTTGAAGCGTTGGCTGCGGATACTGCGGCAGCCTTTCGTGATCGTCTGACTTTAAATCCAGAGCGCATTGATGGAATGATCGGAAGTTTGAAACAAGTAGCAGCTCTGCCCGATCCTGTCGGTGAAATGATTGACCAGCAGACTTTGAAAAATGGTTTGTTGCTAAAAAAGATCCGCGCTCCATTGGGTGTCATTTTTATGATCTTTGAATCCCGTCCCAATGTTATTTTGGAGGCGTTTTCATTGGCGTTTAAATCTGGCAATGTGATTTTACTGCGTGGTGGCTCTGAATCGAAACATTCGGCGGCTGCGATTTATAAACTGATGCGCGCGGCTTTAACGGAAGCTGGTTTTAAGTTCATGCCATTCCATGGAGTTGAAGATTACGACCGTGGCTTGGTCGAGCAGCTCTTAAAACGCAAGGACATGATTGATATCGTAGTCCCTCGCGGTGGCGACAAGCTGATTGATTTCGTTCAGCGCACGGCTTTGATGCCAATCATTAAGAACGACCGTGGCATGTGCCACACGTTTGTTGATGAGGATGCTGATTTGACGATGGCAGCTAAGATCGTGACAAATGCCAAAACTCAACGCCCCGGCGTGTGCAATGCCTTAGAAACAGTTTTGGTTCATGAAAAGATAGCCGCGCAATTTCTGCCGATGCTTTATAAGGAGACAGATTCCAAAAAGCTTCAATGGCACGTGGACAGTGCTTCATTATTCATATTGAAGGATCATGAGCGCGTGACTTCCGCGAAGCCCGAAGACTGGGACACGGAATACTTGGATCTAATCATGAACTGCCGTGTGGTTTCAGGACTTGATGAAGCTTTGGCACATATTGAAAAGCACGGAAGCAAGCATTCGGAAGCAATCATCACGAAGTCCGAAAACAAGGCTCGCCTATTCCAACAGGAAATCGACGCCGCCGCAGTTTATTGGAATGCCTCCACTCGCTTTACGGATGGCTTTGAATTCGGTTTGGGCGGAGAACTAGGTATCAGCACACAAAAGCTGCACGTGCGCGGCCCCGTAGGCTTGCGAGAACTAACAAATGCCCGCTGGCTGGTGGATGGCTCAGGACAAACACGCGGATAA